In Aliidongia dinghuensis, the following proteins share a genomic window:
- the gnd gene encoding phosphogluconate dehydrogenase (NAD(+)-dependent, decarboxylating): MQLGMIGLGRMGGNIVRRLLGKGHECVVYDQSMAQVGALAEHGATGASSLEALIGELSTPRAVWVMLPAGAATEETIQQLSALLDPGDILIDGGNSFWKDDVRRARELAEKGIYYIDVGTSGGVWGRERGYCLMIGGDKPAVDHLDPIFAALAPGQGSIARTKRPADADPRPEQGYMHCGPSGSGHFVKMVHNGIEYGLMQAFAEGFDIMRHADSPLLPEEHRFSLNLPDIAEVWRRGSVVSSWLLDLTALALAEDPALDHYQGSVADSGEGRWTINAAIEEAVPADVLSAALYVRFRSRQDHTFAEKLLSAMRHQFGGHVETPKG, translated from the coding sequence ATGCAGCTGGGTATGATCGGTCTCGGCCGGATGGGTGGCAACATCGTCCGCCGGCTCCTGGGCAAGGGCCACGAATGCGTGGTCTATGACCAGAGCATGGCGCAGGTGGGCGCGCTTGCCGAGCACGGCGCGACGGGCGCCTCGTCGCTCGAAGCGCTGATCGGCGAGCTTTCCACCCCCCGCGCCGTTTGGGTCATGCTGCCGGCGGGCGCCGCCACCGAAGAGACGATCCAGCAGCTTTCGGCCCTGCTCGATCCGGGTGACATCCTGATCGACGGCGGCAACAGCTTCTGGAAGGACGACGTCCGCCGCGCTCGCGAACTGGCCGAAAAGGGCATCTATTATATCGACGTCGGCACGTCCGGCGGTGTGTGGGGCCGCGAGCGCGGCTATTGCCTGATGATCGGCGGCGACAAACCCGCGGTCGACCATCTCGACCCGATCTTCGCGGCGCTGGCGCCGGGCCAGGGTTCGATCGCGCGCACGAAGCGGCCGGCCGACGCCGACCCGCGCCCCGAGCAGGGCTACATGCATTGCGGCCCCTCGGGCTCGGGCCATTTCGTCAAGATGGTGCACAACGGCATCGAATACGGCTTGATGCAGGCCTTCGCCGAGGGCTTCGACATCATGCGCCACGCCGATTCGCCGCTCCTGCCCGAGGAGCATCGATTCAGCCTGAACCTGCCCGACATCGCCGAGGTCTGGCGGCGCGGGAGCGTGGTTTCGTCCTGGCTGCTGGACCTCACGGCGCTGGCGCTCGCCGAGGATCCGGCGCTCGACCATTACCAGGGCTCGGTCGCCGACTCGGGCGAAGGCCGCTGGACGATCAATGCCGCGATCGAGGAGGCCGTGCCGGCCGACGTGCTGTCGGCGGCGCTCTATGTCCGCTTCCGCTCGCGCCAGGACCACACCTTCGCCGAAAAGCTCCTGTCGGCCATGCGCCACCAGTTCGGCGGCCATGTCGAGACGCCGAAGGGCTGA
- the phhA gene encoding phenylalanine 4-monooxygenase: MTNAVVAHREPSTRADFTIDQGWESYTGEEHAIWRTLFERQEKILVGRACDEFMAGLIGLGVAAHGIPDFRRLNDVLMKATGWQIVAVPGLVPDDIFFEHLANRRFPSTCFIRTRAQLDYLQEPDIFHDIYGHVPLLMNPVFADYMAAYGRGGVKALRLGALHNLARLYWYTVEFGLIATPAGMRIYGSGILSSKGESIFSLDDPAPNRIAFDLLRVMQTKYRIDDYQETYFVIDSFEQLFEATRPDFAPYYRELAQRTDLVPGTVLPSDRVLHRGQGRP; the protein is encoded by the coding sequence ATGACGAATGCCGTCGTCGCCCATCGCGAACCCTCGACCCGTGCGGACTTCACGATCGACCAGGGTTGGGAGAGCTACACGGGCGAGGAGCACGCGATCTGGCGCACCTTGTTCGAGCGGCAGGAAAAGATCCTCGTCGGCCGCGCATGCGACGAGTTCATGGCGGGCCTGATTGGCCTCGGCGTCGCGGCCCATGGCATTCCCGACTTCCGGCGTCTCAACGACGTGCTGATGAAGGCGACCGGCTGGCAGATCGTCGCCGTGCCCGGGCTGGTGCCGGACGACATCTTCTTCGAGCACCTGGCCAACCGGCGCTTTCCGTCGACCTGCTTCATTCGCACGCGGGCACAGCTCGACTATCTGCAGGAACCGGACATCTTTCACGACATCTACGGCCACGTGCCGTTGCTGATGAACCCGGTGTTCGCCGACTACATGGCGGCCTACGGCAGGGGTGGCGTGAAGGCGCTGCGGCTGGGCGCGCTGCACAATCTGGCGCGGCTCTACTGGTACACGGTCGAGTTCGGCCTGATCGCGACGCCGGCCGGCATGCGCATCTACGGATCCGGCATCCTGTCGTCCAAGGGCGAATCGATCTTCTCGCTCGACGATCCGGCGCCCAATCGGATCGCGTTCGACCTGCTGCGGGTGATGCAGACGAAGTACCGGATCGACGACTATCAGGAGACCTATTTCGTCATCGACAGTTTCGAGCAGCTGTTCGAGGCGACGCGGCCGGACTTCGCGCCCTATTACCGGGAGCTGGCCCAACGGACGGACCTCGTGCCGGGCACGGTGCTGCCAAGCGACCGGGTCTTGCACCGCGGCCAAGGGCGTCCCTAA
- the rpe gene encoding ribulose-phosphate 3-epimerase, with protein sequence MSIANPARPDRPVVVAPSILSADFLRLGDEIRAVDAAGADWIHVDVMDGRFVPNITIGPLVVEAARRATQKPLDVHLMIVEPEKYVADFAKAGADHILVHAETSATTHLHRVLGQIRDLGKKAGAVLNPATPADALDYVLPLCDVILVMSVNPGFGGQKFIHDVVPKIAKLRQMANDRGLAPWIEVDGGINAETAPKVIAAGADALVAGAFVYGSKDYARAIGALRPTVAV encoded by the coding sequence ATGAGCATCGCCAACCCCGCCCGGCCGGACCGGCCCGTGGTCGTCGCCCCGTCGATCCTGTCGGCCGACTTCCTCAGGCTCGGCGACGAGATCCGCGCGGTCGACGCGGCCGGCGCCGACTGGATCCATGTCGACGTGATGGACGGGCGCTTCGTGCCGAACATCACGATCGGCCCGCTCGTGGTCGAGGCGGCCCGGCGCGCGACGCAGAAGCCGCTCGACGTGCATCTGATGATCGTCGAGCCCGAGAAATACGTCGCCGACTTCGCCAAGGCCGGCGCCGATCATATCCTGGTCCATGCCGAGACCTCGGCGACGACGCACCTGCACCGCGTGCTGGGCCAAATCCGCGACCTCGGCAAGAAGGCCGGCGCCGTGCTGAACCCGGCGACGCCGGCGGACGCGCTCGACTATGTCCTGCCGCTCTGCGACGTGATCCTGGTCATGTCGGTCAATCCCGGCTTCGGCGGTCAGAAATTCATCCATGACGTGGTGCCGAAGATCGCGAAGCTCCGGCAGATGGCGAACGACCGCGGCCTCGCGCCGTGGATCGAGGTCGACGGCGGCATCAATGCCGAGACGGCGCCCAAGGTGATCGCCGCCGGCGCCGACGCGCTCGTCGCCGGCGCCTTTGTCTATGGCTCCAAGGATTATGCCCGGGCGATCGGCGCGCTGCGCCCGACCGTCGCGGTCTGA
- a CDS encoding MFS transporter: protein MKLPVRGRILALMTLGSLLVGLDRAALVPAVEGLRDALHVPSPALDIAFSAYGFGFFLALAFAGLVIERAGPSRVLIGCGLLAALAMVATMATFHVISLALSRLALGIAAGGLLPAATVLLAQWIPQHDRGTALGLLQGAYWLGPLIAGGLVGAAEAAGSWRAAFVVLAALGGVWSVAWLQMGSVRLPPPERLPIYWPGHARRFLLPFFLAFAQSWAIALVLQWVPAYQLETWHLDVTGSPLLALVTIVAAAGGVLGGGFASDWVLRDSGNIRPARQLLPGIGFLGAAVGLFAMPGHHELQTIVLSSGVTLFFLALATASLWSLPLDIGTAHPAIGTMFVGLGAALAQALGPLRLVQLSGAWWLGPTLGLPLLVAASVAAFQLRPDLGIPDPPPPPAEPEEGTAAVAAGKKPAKKH from the coding sequence ATGAAACTGCCGGTCCGCGGTCGCATCCTGGCGCTGATGACGCTGGGCAGCCTGCTGGTCGGGCTCGACCGGGCGGCGCTCGTCCCGGCGGTCGAAGGGCTGCGCGACGCGCTGCACGTGCCGAGCCCGGCACTCGACATCGCGTTCAGCGCCTATGGTTTCGGCTTTTTCCTGGCGCTGGCATTCGCGGGCCTGGTGATCGAGCGGGCCGGTCCGTCGCGCGTCCTCATCGGCTGCGGTCTGCTGGCGGCGCTGGCCATGGTCGCGACCATGGCGACGTTTCATGTGATCAGTCTCGCCTTGAGCCGTCTCGCGCTCGGCATTGCGGCGGGCGGCCTGCTGCCGGCCGCGACCGTACTGCTCGCGCAATGGATCCCGCAGCATGACCGCGGTACGGCGCTGGGGCTGCTGCAGGGTGCCTATTGGCTGGGGCCGCTCATCGCCGGCGGATTGGTGGGTGCGGCCGAGGCGGCGGGATCCTGGCGCGCTGCCTTCGTCGTTCTGGCGGCGCTCGGCGGCGTCTGGTCGGTCGCCTGGCTGCAGATGGGCTCGGTGCGGCTGCCGCCACCCGAACGGCTGCCGATCTATTGGCCCGGGCACGCTCGGCGCTTCCTGCTGCCGTTTTTCCTCGCCTTCGCGCAATCCTGGGCGATCGCCCTCGTGCTGCAATGGGTGCCGGCCTATCAGCTCGAGACCTGGCATCTCGACGTCACGGGCTCGCCGCTCCTGGCGCTGGTCACTATCGTCGCGGCCGCGGGCGGCGTGCTCGGTGGCGGCTTCGCCTCAGACTGGGTGTTGCGCGACAGCGGCAATATCCGGCCGGCGCGCCAGCTCCTGCCCGGCATCGGCTTCCTCGGCGCCGCGGTCGGGCTCTTCGCCATGCCGGGGCACCACGAGCTCCAGACGATCGTGCTGTCGAGCGGCGTGACGCTCTTCTTCCTGGCGCTGGCGACCGCCTCGCTCTGGTCCTTGCCGCTCGATATCGGCACTGCCCATCCGGCGATCGGCACCATGTTCGTCGGCCTCGGCGCGGCACTGGCGCAGGCGCTGGGACCGCTGAGGCTCGTGCAGCTCTCGGGCGCCTGGTGGCTCGGGCCGACGCTCGGGCTGCCGCTGCTGGTGGCCGCGAGCGTCGCCGCCTTCCAGCTGCGTCCGGATCTCGGCATCCCCGATCCGCCACCGCCGCCGGCCGAGCCGGAGGAGGGGACGGCAGCAGTCGCGGCCGGGAAGAAGCCGGCGAAGAAGCATTAG
- a CDS encoding gluconokinase: MSSPNSPRVVIVMGVSGCGKSTIAAMLAGRMHWEFEEGDALHPPANVAKMASGQPLNDEDRAPWLEAVAAQIDAWRTTGRSGVITCSALKRRYRDILIGDRPDVRLAFLKGSKEVIANRLAARQGHFMPAALLDSQLATLEAPSEDEHPITVEIGPRPEVIVARIAEQLEQ, from the coding sequence ATGTCTTCCCCGAATAGCCCGCGCGTCGTCATCGTGATGGGCGTCTCCGGTTGCGGCAAATCCACCATCGCGGCCATGCTGGCCGGACGCATGCACTGGGAGTTCGAAGAGGGGGACGCGCTGCATCCGCCGGCGAATGTTGCCAAGATGGCGTCGGGCCAGCCGCTCAACGACGAGGACCGGGCACCCTGGCTCGAGGCTGTCGCGGCCCAGATCGACGCCTGGCGAACGACCGGCCGTTCCGGCGTCATCACCTGCTCGGCGCTGAAGCGTCGCTATCGCGACATCCTGATCGGCGACCGGCCGGATGTTCGGCTCGCCTTCCTCAAGGGCTCAAAGGAAGTGATCGCCAACCGCCTGGCCGCGCGCCAGGGCCATTTCATGCCGGCGGCCCTGCTCGACAGCCAGCTGGCGACGCTCGAGGCGCCGTCCGAGGACGAGCACCCGATCACGGTCGAGATCGGCCCCCGGCCCGAGGTCATCGTGGCGCGCATTGCGGAGCAGCTGGAGCAGTAA
- a CDS encoding bifunctional transaldolase/phosoglucose isomerase — protein sequence MIASEAQHPSQKLNSTRTLLPPALDEAVARELARWRTEGRMARLWARDAGLWTGSDEGRWLGWLDIPGRMQQNLSSLAGFRTDAQRYAHVLLLGMGGSSLGPEVLARTFGTQPGWPEFHVADTTDPTQVRAIQASLDLSQTLVILSSKSGSTLEPNALKAHFHKALVDLLGAEEAARRLVAITDPGSSLQRLAETENFQRLFLGDPEIGGRYSVLSPFGLVPAAAMGLDLGRLVGAAEAMAAACKPEVPAGENPGLLLGAVLATGLAQGRDKLTIYSGPGLDAFGGWAEQLLAESTGKIGRGIVPIDAKQVSEPSVYGADRLFVHLTLAGRPDPRAAAIQALADAGHPVVHIEVVDTYGVAQEFFRWEIATAVVGAAMGIHPFDQPDVESAKIAARKLTDAYEQEGSLPAETPFLEDEGIKLFADEANAAALKATARSATLVDTLKAHLGRTGTGDYVALLAFLPMNAATEEILEELRLAIRDATHAAVCLGFGPRFLHSTGQVYKGGANNGVFVQITCDEAEELPVPGKRYGFGIVKAAQARGDFAVLAERGRRALRVHLGPDPVAGLERLASAIGRALA from the coding sequence ATGATTGCGTCCGAGGCGCAGCACCCGAGCCAGAAACTGAACAGCACCCGGACCCTGCTGCCCCCAGCGCTCGACGAGGCGGTCGCCCGGGAGCTCGCTCGCTGGCGGACCGAAGGCCGGATGGCGCGGCTCTGGGCGCGCGACGCTGGCCTGTGGACCGGCAGCGACGAGGGCCGCTGGCTCGGCTGGCTCGACATCCCCGGCCGGATGCAGCAGAACCTGAGCAGCCTTGCTGGCTTCCGCACGGATGCACAGCGCTATGCCCATGTCCTGCTGCTCGGCATGGGCGGTTCGAGCCTTGGGCCCGAAGTGCTCGCCCGCACCTTCGGCACGCAGCCCGGCTGGCCCGAGTTCCATGTCGCGGACACGACCGACCCGACCCAGGTCCGCGCCATCCAGGCGTCGCTCGATCTCTCCCAGACGCTCGTCATCCTGTCGAGCAAGTCCGGCAGCACGCTGGAGCCGAACGCACTCAAGGCGCATTTCCACAAGGCGCTCGTCGATCTCTTGGGCGCCGAGGAAGCAGCGCGCCGGCTGGTCGCGATCACCGATCCGGGCTCGTCGCTGCAGCGCCTCGCCGAGACCGAGAATTTTCAGCGCCTGTTCCTGGGCGACCCGGAAATCGGCGGGCGCTATTCCGTGCTCTCGCCGTTCGGCCTGGTGCCCGCCGCGGCCATGGGCCTCGATCTCGGCCGCCTCGTCGGCGCGGCTGAAGCGATGGCCGCCGCGTGCAAGCCCGAGGTGCCGGCCGGCGAAAATCCGGGCCTGCTCCTGGGCGCGGTGCTCGCGACCGGCCTCGCCCAAGGGCGGGACAAGCTCACGATCTATTCCGGCCCCGGGCTCGATGCGTTCGGCGGCTGGGCCGAGCAGCTGCTGGCAGAATCGACCGGCAAGATCGGCCGCGGCATCGTGCCGATCGATGCGAAGCAGGTGAGCGAGCCCAGCGTCTACGGCGCCGACCGCCTGTTCGTCCATCTGACCCTCGCCGGCCGGCCCGACCCGCGCGCCGCCGCGATCCAGGCGCTGGCCGACGCCGGCCATCCGGTCGTGCACATCGAGGTCGTCGACACCTATGGCGTCGCCCAGGAATTCTTCCGCTGGGAGATCGCGACCGCCGTGGTCGGTGCCGCCATGGGCATCCACCCGTTCGACCAGCCGGACGTCGAATCCGCCAAGATCGCCGCCCGCAAACTGACTGATGCCTACGAGCAAGAGGGCTCGCTGCCGGCGGAAACGCCGTTCCTCGAGGATGAGGGCATCAAGCTCTTCGCCGACGAGGCCAACGCGGCCGCGCTCAAGGCCACGGCCCGCAGCGCAACCCTAGTCGACACGCTCAAGGCCCATCTGGGCCGCACCGGTACCGGCGACTATGTGGCGCTGCTCGCCTTCCTGCCGATGAACGCCGCCACGGAGGAGATCCTGGAGGAGCTCCGGCTTGCCATCCGCGACGCGACCCATGCCGCGGTCTGCCTCGGCTTCGGCCCCCGCTTCCTGCATTCGACCGGGCAGGTCTACAAGGGCGGCGCCAACAATGGCGTGTTTGTGCAGATCACCTGCGACGAAGCGGAAGAACTCCCGGTGCCCGGAAAGCGTTATGGCTTCGGCATTGTGAAGGCGGCCCAGGCGCGCGGTGATTTCGCCGTGCTCGCCGAGCGGGGCCGCCGGGCGCTCAGGGTTCACCTGGGCCCCGATCCCGTGGCAGGGTTGGAGCGGCTGGCGTCGGCGATCGGTCGGGCGTTGGCCTGA
- a CDS encoding YaiI/YqxD family protein, whose translation MVELYLDADACPVREEAYKVADRHGLVVHVVTAGNVRVPWHPLKRLVLVEAGPDAADDWIAERIRPGDICVTSDVPLAARCLKAGGQAVGPTGRRFTPDNIGEALAARELARHLRELGEPGGGQRPLAARDRSRFLDALEQLVQAGKRSA comes from the coding sequence ATGGTCGAGCTCTATCTCGATGCCGACGCCTGCCCGGTGCGCGAGGAGGCCTACAAGGTGGCGGACCGCCACGGGCTCGTCGTGCATGTGGTCACGGCCGGCAACGTCCGCGTGCCGTGGCACCCGTTGAAGCGGCTGGTGCTGGTCGAGGCCGGGCCGGATGCGGCCGACGACTGGATTGCCGAACGGATCCGGCCGGGGGACATCTGTGTTACGTCTGACGTGCCGCTGGCGGCACGCTGCCTCAAGGCGGGCGGGCAGGCGGTGGGGCCGACCGGCCGGCGCTTCACGCCCGACAATATCGGCGAGGCGCTGGCCGCGCGCGAGCTCGCCCGGCATCTGCGCGAGCTGGGCGAGCCCGGCGGCGGACAGCGGCCGCTCGCGGCCCGCGACCGGTCGCGTTTCCTGGACGCGCTCGAGCAACTGGTTCAGGCGGGCAAGCGTTCAGCCTGA
- a CDS encoding Kelch repeat-containing protein: MRIMAIALLGVIAGLGAARADTVTSGTWQPLNQQLCAAGQPCFAASSPLLLTDGTVMVQEYCSSRWFRLTPDIDGSYVNGTWSELGSLPAGYAPLYYASAVLPDGRVIINGGEYNDTGAGCNPVWTNKGALYDPTTDSWVSVLPPAGWSTIGDAQSVVLTSGLYMLANCCTTQQALLDIPTMTWSATGSNKADVNDEEGWTLLPDSSVLTVDTNNLGDVTHAERYLPDSGGWISAGSTIVKLDDTNANGSGSREMGPQVLRPDGTVFAIGATGFSAIYRPPGNLSHTGRWEPGPTFPNIAGQGQFDVADGPAALLPDGNVLVAASPGVFNSPTHFFEFDGTSLTQVSEPPSAPFEPSFVGHLLLLPTGQVLYTDFSGDVEIYTPSGSPKVPWRPTIEEGPLTVAHGQSYRIYGKLFNGRSQGSAYGDDYQGPTNYPLVRITNLTTGHVFYCRTFNPSSIGVGNAGRVYTNFTVPSNIELGSSRIEVVANGIPSRPVAATVF, from the coding sequence ATGCGAATCATGGCAATTGCGCTGCTCGGCGTGATCGCCGGGTTGGGCGCAGCCCGGGCGGACACCGTCACGTCAGGGACATGGCAACCGTTGAACCAGCAGCTTTGCGCTGCGGGGCAACCGTGCTTCGCGGCTTCCAGTCCGCTCCTGCTCACGGATGGCACCGTCATGGTGCAAGAGTACTGCAGCAGCCGTTGGTTCCGGCTGACCCCCGACATCGACGGCAGCTATGTCAACGGAACCTGGTCCGAGCTTGGTTCGCTGCCGGCCGGATACGCTCCGCTCTATTACGCATCCGCCGTGCTGCCCGACGGTCGGGTCATTATCAATGGCGGCGAATACAACGATACAGGGGCAGGCTGTAATCCGGTTTGGACGAACAAGGGCGCGCTTTACGATCCGACGACCGATAGCTGGGTCTCCGTGTTGCCTCCGGCGGGCTGGTCGACGATCGGAGATGCTCAAAGCGTCGTCCTCACCAGTGGGCTGTACATGCTGGCCAATTGCTGCACAACGCAGCAGGCGCTGCTCGATATCCCGACCATGACCTGGAGCGCGACGGGCAGCAACAAGGCCGACGTAAACGATGAGGAGGGGTGGACGCTGTTGCCGGATAGCAGCGTGCTGACGGTCGATACGAACAACTTGGGCGACGTCACTCACGCCGAAAGATACTTACCCGATTCCGGCGGGTGGATCAGTGCCGGCAGCACGATCGTCAAATTGGACGATACGAATGCCAATGGCAGCGGATCGCGCGAAATGGGGCCGCAGGTGCTGCGTCCCGATGGCACCGTCTTCGCCATTGGGGCCACTGGATTCAGCGCCATTTATCGTCCGCCGGGCAATCTGAGCCACACGGGACGCTGGGAGCCAGGCCCGACTTTCCCGAACATCGCCGGGCAAGGGCAATTTGACGTCGCTGACGGTCCGGCCGCTCTCTTGCCCGACGGCAACGTGCTCGTCGCCGCGAGCCCGGGTGTGTTCAACAGCCCGACCCATTTTTTTGAGTTCGACGGAACCAGCCTGACCCAGGTCTCGGAACCTCCAAGCGCACCCTTCGAGCCGTCCTTTGTCGGCCATCTACTCCTGCTGCCGACCGGGCAGGTGCTTTACACCGATTTCTCGGGTGACGTTGAGATCTACACCCCCTCCGGCAGTCCCAAAGTCCCATGGCGCCCAACCATCGAGGAGGGCCCGCTCACGGTTGCCCATGGCCAGTCCTATAGGATCTACGGCAAGCTGTTCAACGGGCGCTCCCAGGGCAGTGCCTACGGAGATGACTACCAGGGTCCAACAAACTATCCGTTGGTGCGGATTACCAACCTGACGACGGGGCATGTTTTCTATTGCCGGACGTTCAACCCCAGTTCCATCGGCGTTGGGAATGCCGGCCGCGTGTACACGAATTTCACGGTTCCCTCAAATATCGAGCTGGGCAGCAGCCGGATCGAAGTCGTCGCGAACGGCATCCCGTCGAGGCCCGTTGCTGCGACGGTTTTCTGA
- a CDS encoding pepsin/retropepsin-like aspartic protease family protein, producing MSKFFCAIRVGVIVAALCAFSYTPWAQAQDCKLVSRGEIPLTRSSDGHLLLSVALNGKPVQMALDFERPFTTISRAKVNELDAPVTNQAGGEFRLGEDALGDVAMLGSVRLGAASVDRLEAVVDDGRKAYNGIILGYNMLQYFLPEFDLAHDVIRLFDKRHCPDKVVYWAPDYLTFKYDDHIGRMLLDAKVDGRDVHAMLAPERVQSTISYDVADASGISHDTGGALQTLEFGGITLRHAAVQVADLRYARGPSGPDAHIQARALLTPTDIKIGADVLKHLRFIIDFEAKTVYFTVG from the coding sequence TTGTCCAAGTTCTTTTGCGCGATCCGCGTCGGCGTGATCGTAGCGGCACTTTGTGCTTTTTCGTACACGCCTTGGGCGCAGGCTCAGGATTGCAAGCTCGTTAGCCGGGGGGAAATCCCGCTGACGCGCTCCAGCGACGGGCATCTGCTGCTGTCGGTGGCGCTCAATGGCAAGCCCGTCCAGATGGCGCTCGATTTCGAAAGACCGTTTACGACAATTTCGCGAGCGAAGGTCAACGAGTTGGATGCGCCCGTCACCAACCAGGCCGGTGGGGAGTTCCGGCTTGGTGAGGATGCCCTTGGTGACGTTGCGATGCTTGGTTCCGTGCGCTTGGGCGCCGCCAGCGTCGACCGCCTGGAGGCGGTGGTGGATGACGGACGCAAGGCCTATAACGGCATCATCCTCGGCTACAACATGCTGCAGTATTTCTTGCCGGAATTCGATCTCGCGCATGACGTGATCCGTCTGTTCGACAAGCGGCATTGCCCCGACAAGGTCGTCTACTGGGCCCCGGACTACTTGACGTTCAAGTACGATGATCACATCGGCCGCATGTTACTCGACGCCAAGGTCGACGGGCGCGACGTTCACGCGATGCTGGCGCCGGAGCGGGTGCAAAGCACGATTTCTTATGATGTCGCGGACGCCTCGGGCATTTCCCATGACACTGGCGGGGCGCTGCAGACTCTGGAATTCGGTGGCATCACGCTTCGGCACGCGGCGGTCCAGGTTGCGGACCTGCGTTATGCACGGGGGCCCTCCGGACCGGACGCGCATATCCAGGCCAGGGCGCTCTTAACGCCGACCGATATCAAGATCGGCGCCGACGTGCTGAAGCATCTGCGCTTCATCATCGATTTCGAGGCGAAGACGGTCTATTTCACCGTCGGGTGA
- the rpiA gene encoding ribose-5-phosphate isomerase RpiA has protein sequence MAEDEVQRLKRLAAEKAVELVEDGMVLGLGTGSTAALAVDAIGARVAAGLKVVGIPTSEVTAAQSQRLGIPLTDFGHYNAVDLTIDGADAVDLADLTLIKGLGGALLREKIVAAASKRMAVIIDETKLQGTIGSRTPVPVETVRFGWQSTERQLKGLSAKPKLRLGKDGQPFVTDGGNFILDCDFGPITEAAKLHAALKSLTGVVETGLFIGLATDVIIARPGGIEVVRRG, from the coding sequence ATGGCCGAAGACGAGGTCCAGCGCCTGAAGCGCCTTGCCGCCGAAAAGGCGGTCGAGCTGGTTGAGGACGGCATGGTGCTGGGGCTCGGCACCGGCTCGACCGCCGCCCTCGCGGTCGACGCGATCGGCGCCAGGGTCGCGGCCGGCCTCAAGGTCGTGGGCATCCCGACCTCCGAAGTGACGGCGGCGCAGTCGCAGCGTCTCGGCATTCCCTTGACCGATTTCGGCCATTACAACGCGGTGGACCTCACGATTGACGGCGCCGATGCGGTCGACCTCGCCGACCTGACCCTGATCAAGGGCCTGGGCGGCGCGCTGCTGCGCGAGAAGATCGTCGCGGCCGCGAGCAAGCGCATGGCCGTCATCATCGACGAGACCAAGCTGCAGGGGACGATCGGCAGCCGCACACCGGTGCCGGTCGAGACCGTGCGCTTCGGCTGGCAATCGACCGAGCGGCAGCTGAAGGGCCTCAGCGCCAAACCCAAGCTCCGGCTCGGCAAGGACGGGCAGCCCTTCGTCACCGACGGCGGCAATTTCATCCTCGACTGCGACTTCGGCCCGATCACCGAAGCCGCCAAGCTGCACGCCGCGCTCAAAAGCCTCACGGGCGTGGTCGAGACCGGGCTCTTCATCGGGCTCGCGACCGACGTGATCATCGCCCGCCCCGGCGGCATCGAGGTCGTGCGGAGGGGTTGA
- a CDS encoding N-formylglutamate amidohydrolase: protein MHGTAPAPPAVAAVPPVAVQPYEILPPTAPRRALVVASPHSGDHYPDEFLAASRLDALTLRKSEDCFVDEICAAAPSLGAPLLCALFPRAFVDCNREPWELDPQMFEDALPDFVNCQSPRVAVGLGTIARLVADGEAIYRRKLRFAEAATRIESCYHPYHAALAGLVDETVAEFGCCILVDAHSMPSIGVGPGATRTRRRVDMVLGDRMGSACHPLVIEIAERVLRGRGYQVVRNTPYAGGFTTRHYGRPDEGRHALQIELNRALYMDERSLARKPFLATLRDDIGAVFQALAAIEPDALT, encoded by the coding sequence ATGCACGGAACCGCGCCCGCGCCCCCGGCCGTCGCCGCCGTCCCACCGGTGGCGGTGCAGCCCTACGAGATCCTGCCGCCGACCGCCCCGCGGCGGGCACTGGTCGTGGCCTCGCCGCACAGCGGCGATCATTATCCGGATGAGTTCCTCGCCGCCTCGCGCCTCGACGCGCTGACGCTCCGGAAGTCGGAGGACTGCTTCGTCGACGAGATCTGTGCGGCGGCACCGTCGCTGGGCGCGCCGCTGCTGTGCGCGCTGTTCCCGCGCGCCTTCGTCGATTGCAATCGCGAGCCGTGGGAACTCGACCCGCAGATGTTCGAGGACGCGCTGCCCGATTTCGTCAATTGCCAGTCGCCGCGCGTCGCGGTCGGGCTCGGCACGATCGCGCGCCTGGTCGCCGACGGCGAAGCGATCTATCGCCGCAAGCTGCGCTTCGCCGAGGCGGCGACGCGGATCGAGAGCTGTTATCACCCGTATCACGCAGCCCTCGCCGGGCTCGTTGACGAGACCGTGGCCGAATTCGGCTGCTGCATCCTGGTCGACGCCCATTCGATGCCGTCGATCGGTGTCGGGCCCGGCGCGACGCGGACCCGGCGCCGCGTCGACATGGTGCTGGGCGACCGCATGGGCAGCGCGTGCCATCCACTGGTGATCGAGATCGCGGAGCGGGTGCTGCGCGGCCGCGGCTACCAGGTGGTGCGCAACACGCCCTATGCCGGCGGCTTCACGACCCGCCACTACGGCCGGCCGGACGAGGGCCGCCACGCGCTCCAGATCGAGCTCAACCGCGCGCTCTACATGGACGAGCGCAGCCTGGCGCGGAAGCCGTTCCTGGCGACGCTGCGCGACGACATCGGCGCGGTATTTCAGGCGCTGGCCGCGATCGAGCCCGACGCGCTCACCTAG